CCGGCTAGCGGGACCGCCGGCTTCGCCCTGTTGTAGCGCCTTAGATGTCGTTGCGAGATTCACAACGCCGATAGATATCGTTTCTATGCATAACTTCTTTTGCAGGATGTTGTGAATGGTATGGCTTATGTGCATGTGATGTGTGTAATCCATACGTGATCTGCGTGTCACGTTTTTTTGTCAGCCGGCTGGAGCCTAGGTGCTGTCATTTattgtataacgacctgcgtgtcgaaTTTTCCATGTAATTTCCGTTCACTAGCTAGTGTAGCTATTTGGAGAACCTGGAGGACATGCAATCCGATGTACAAGTCGGCGACATGGAGTAAGGCGGCACGTGACAAGAATTGGCACGAGTCTACTTACAAGCtttgtggagatggagatcaccatgaagagagccataccatttcacattataattgctttatttgtgttattgttatgtctcagttttacctctattagatagttggtagtttaaatctctcaaagaaggtctagtcggtcgccccgccaagtgctgcaccatcacaagttggacattcttggtagtgggctcatgaaattgaggTGCTACCAATTCTTTCCAACTAGGTGGGTTTGAGTCGGACTCTTACAGCGGAAGCACTTGGTAAGCTAGACGAGTCCATCACAACGGTTGTGGGGCTCGGGGCGAGGTAGGTCGGGAGCCGGGGCATGTGATGCCACCTGACTAACAGGAGTCGTATGAGATGCGattggcaaggtgttgcctacCTAGATCACTTGGCGGCTAGCggtgatgctaaagctcactagtcGTTTTGCTTATTTAGGATCCTGAATCACTTAGTAACCATCGGAGAGATGTTGGTTCTAGTGGGAGCATAAGTATTAAAGCGTTTAATATTCCTGCTCTTTTATGAATACATGTCTTAagtgttttgcatattttctgttgtagatcaatggcacctagcaaccttcctcatttgtccacttttgcgttgaggtcgatcctagagaaagataaacttaaTGGAACTAATTTCACCAATTGGTATCGTAATCTGAGGATAGTcctcaagcaagaaaagaaggaccatgTTCTAGACACTCCACTTCCAGATGAGCCTGATGAAGATGCGACAGTCGCTGTCATGAATGCCCACCGTAAGGCTAGAGATGAGTCTACGGAAATTAGCTGTCTTATGCTTGCACACATGGAACCggacttgcagcagcagttcgagaatgttgaggcctaCGATATGATCGAAAGCCTCAAAAGTATGTTCCAGGCTCAGGCAAAGACCGAGAGGTATCAAGTCTCTCAAGCTTTGCTTGGCTGTAAGCTCAAAGACGGTGATCCACTGAGTCCGCACGTGATCAAGATGACTGGTCACGTGCAGTCTTTGGATAGGCTGGGTTTTCCCATAAGCGATGAGTTCGCTACAGATATAGTTCTGAACTCTCTTCCTAGTGCATATGCTCCGTTCATCTCGAActatcacatgcatggtatggataagaagctcactgaactacatgggatgctcaagacagcagaggctgacctcaagaaaggcaccagtcaagtgttgatggtgcagaataaggctaagttcaagaagggttcttggactaagaagaagaaggctaagtCAGGAGGCAAAACTCAGGACTCTGTCCCGAGCGCTGCCTCAGGGACTAAGCCGTCTCCTGCAGCTGGATCCACTTGCTTCTATTGCAAGACGGATGGGcactggaagaggaactgcagcaagtttttggctgacaaagccaagagtggaagtgggacTTCTAACTCAGGTACGCTTGTTTgtaatgttatagacatttatcttgctgatgcacctaacagtTCATGGGTATATGATACCGGATCAGTAATTCACATCTGCAACTCGTTGCAGGGGCTGGTAAGAACTAGGAGCGTGGCAAGAGGCGAGGTTGATATTCGAGTCGGCAACAAAGCGAGAGTCGCTGCGTTGGAAGTCGGCacgatgcaacttcatttaccttcaggattcttaatggagctgaataattgttattatgttccagtgcttagtcgaaacattatttctgcctcatgtttaatgagacaaggttatgagtcgaatattaagaataatggttgttctttatatttgaaagatatgtttcACGGCTTTGCACCCGTCCAGGAcgggttatttattttgaatcttgatagtgaatcagtctataacataaatgtgaaaaggttaaaaccaaatgatctgaatatgacttacttttggcactgtcggcttggtcatataagttggaagcgcatgaagaagctccatgatgatggacttttaacttcATTCGACTTGGAGTGAGCCCCACAGTGCATTTAATAAGCCgtcaggaggggcgttatccgtcttgTCGGACAAACAGTGGCTATCCAGTCCTATTCTCTTAggctctagacccctagcagcggggttggcgctcatgcatgcatgccagcgcaccgaggaggagttgctcgagctccttgctcgccacttgtaaaccatgcaccgtggcacctgtggtatccccttggctataaaagaaggaccCTCGCCAACAGTCAAAGGGTTGGGTTTAGTTCGGTTCAGCCGATTCAGTCGGTTTGCTaggtttttccttttagctCATTGGATTGTTTGCAAAGCCAACTCATAGTGCACACAGGCAGTGGCCTGGAGTAGAAAGAAACACTTAGCTAAAAAGAGATCACCCCGGGgtctccccccggcaaccctGTAATCGGCTGTTTTCTcggtaatacaagctcagacaagcaggacgtagggttttacacctccgggtggcccgaacctgggtaaaaaacgcgCGTGCATGTGTTTTTGTACTCCACAGTTcacgtacgccatcggccacgccggcgattgccggagcgatccccgccacccctgccgaacctaaaagggggccccCGCAGGCCCCCGGTGTCAaggccccgtgctacgacatctggtgcgccaggtagggggcgcgagaggagagctcgccggtgactgCCGGCGACCGCGTCTACACCAACGTGggcctcgtcttcttcgccgacggagccggccaccatgccccccaagcgggctggtgaccctcagATTGACCCGCGGTAGGCCACAGCGgtgcacacgcggtcgcatgacgcGCAACCCGCGTCGCGGGTTCAAGACAACCCTGAACCCTCTCGAgtgcagcagtcgcagctgcctcctccacctccccgGCCGTCGGCAGACAATTGGCTGAGGGGGCAGGcggcccccagtgccggggccagccgcgagagcgggcatggtgctgcCCACACTGGCCAGCGAgtcgagtcgcgggccgaggacgCGCAGCGCCAGCTGCGCCGtgagcataccgcgtcgcgagcgacgcccGGGGGGTCAcaccccgcgcacccgggTGCGTCCGGGGATAGAGCGGAATGTAGCCGCATTGGAAACCGGTTGCctcccgcacgaaccccggcagaggccatcatcgcctcacgggtcatggtgcggtacgaaccgcagcaaggcacgtcggcgcacgagacggggggcgaggagttggacccgctcctcgcgctcgtcgcccaacagccgcaggGCGAGGGCGTCCTGGCAGGCtccggccgcgggcagaaccctgagcgcggagacgcgccccgcacCTCATGGCAAGAGGAGAACCCTCCCGcgcagggaggccagggagaCAGGGACCCGGAGGCGTtgtcggactcgtcacccaccgtcacgcGAGGCGACagcccggcaacgaagaaggcccttcgtacttatgctagctctgattgacctactagctatagggttaccttttgccatgaatcctacaccaatagccatcgtgattagttttgcttagccatgctattttagtaaacgtgggagggaatctcaatcaccgtgaaatgatgatgtggagtgattttggaaacttggcaaaacaatcCTAacgaaccatcctgggtggactgctttgagattttgagatgttatgcgacgtcaggtccatttctatgggtcccaaAGAGTCGAGTCttcgtggattcggagatggatcgtccatggacgtctctcccatggattcggggagcgcttgcgtcgtaaatgtggaatgccacctgggttatcagagactggactagtttcctgtttagtagcttccagtacaaccacaagctaaatgggctctggctggatggagtaagaaatatgaacccagatccgagggattctactgaggtagttgtgtaggtgggagcgcgggtccctcaggtggtctgggggaatatgttctgaaaattcttgaagtcgatgccgttgctactctactctgaggacagcaagggattaacatgtcgatttcttgtggggaatgtgtacaacctctcgagagtgtcaaactaagtacttagccgtgtccccggttacggacaattatgagcaactagatattggggctgtaaggaaagtctcactcattccaacttttaaataaaatgaatggtttgaacagggtaggggcacttgatgtatctactcaatgtgctctaggttaataggagcatgggtgtttctaccccgtgtccattagttaaccttattgtaacattcatttgtagtagggtaaataatgttctgcttccacacAAAAAGCCTGATctccacctagccaaatactgcatatacttgataggatctgttataacccttttgtgaacttgccaatacattcaatgtattgactccctagtggctgcaacgtttaaatgttgcaggtgaaccaggtgaaaagtgaggtacgaattgttagggtcgcgagtttacattccaacatgtttcaattgtggagttgttatgggactcatgcatcttctgctttccgctgcaagattttattttcttttgagctgacccatgaggttatgcaatatgtaaggtattattaaaattctggatcaatgcgatgtaatatacttttgacctttgtatcttgatattacatcttgaaactgtgtgtgctagcgagtcaaTCCAGGGACttgcactgtaagcacagagatcgaaccctacaagggggaggatcgcttcaattTTCCTCCaagagaatgccgacgtgttcgcttgggagccgtcggatcttactggagtccctagggaggtgattgagcatcgactcgcggtgcgcccggacgcccgccccgtcaagcagaagatccgccgacAGGCGTAGGAGcggaaggatttcatcaaccaagaagtggacaagttcaaggctgccggggctatcagggaagttctgtaccctacttggttagctaaccctgtagtagtgcccaaggcGGGAaacaagcttcgcatgtgcgtagatttcacatatcttaatcgtgcatgtcccaaggatcctttccaTGTACCCCGTgttgatcaaatagttgattccactgctggttGCGATCTGTTgagctttttggatgctttttctggctaccatcaaatcaagatggcagtcgaagatgaggagaaaacagctttcatcaccccggttggctgctactgttatacgtgcatgcctttcgggttgaagaacgcgggctcaacattccaacACGCGCTGCGCGAGTGTtcgggaccccagctaggccgaaacgtggaggcctacatggacgacatcgtcatcaagttgaagcgtggggactcgctgattgatgacctgcgggaaacgtttgataacctccgtaggatcaaactcaagctgaaccctgagaagtgcacctttggtgtggactcgggccagcttttgggtttcttggtttctcacagggggatacaggccaacccgagcaagatagaagctatcgagaagatggaggctccccgcaaggtgaaggatgtccagcgcctcaacggttgtgTTGCCGCACTGGGTCGCTTCATCTCATGGCTCGGCGAatgcgccctgcctttcttcaaggatatgaagaagaagggtccggttgactggaTCCCCGAGGCCgaagcggcgttccgggaactcaagtAGTACCTAAAATCGGCGCCCGTCCttgtcgcccccaagccgggcgagccactgctactctacttagcagcgactgaccaggtggtcagcttggtgctagttgccgagagggaggaggacgttccggggactgaggctgcgggaTAGGGGGCTGAACAGCCcccagcaaccgcctcggacccggggaccacccccgagccggcaactCCAGCACTGCGCAAACGGCTAGTTCAGCACctggtgtacttcgtcagtacggtgttgcgcgacacCCGAACGAGGTACctgcaagtacagaagctcctcttggggATCCTACTTctaggcgcaccgcgtcacggtggtgttggggttttgccttgagcgagccctcaccaaccgtgaagccaccggaagggtggcgaatggaggatggagctgtcagagttcggtctgcacttcaccaactccaagagcatcaagagtgcggccctggcggacttcgtcacAGAATGGACGTCGACGAgcgtagaagaggaggagccggagaccagcctgcccggcaagctggacgaaggccactgggtcctctacttcgacggcacgttcagtctccaaggagctggcgccggggttgtcatcgagtcaccaatgGGGGACCAGCTAaggttcgccgtccaactcgatttcccgaactccaccaacaacacggtggagtacgagggcttgcTCGCCAGGTTGTgggcggcaatcgccctcgacgtcaagcgcctggtcgttcgGGGCGACTCCCAGTtcatgatcaaccaggttaacaaggactacgactgcccacagatggcaccgtacgtggaggaagtccgcaagctagaatgcatgttcaagggtttgcgattcgaacacgtcaagcggaaggacaacttcgcgggTGACGAGCTGCCCAAGATGGCAGTAGAGCGCcagaagcctccggcgggggtgttctgccagaagcaagcagctccttcagtcgcccccaagccggttgccggggacgcccctcccgcaaccgaaggaaac
The Brachypodium distachyon strain Bd21 chromosome 2, Brachypodium_distachyon_v3.0, whole genome shotgun sequence genome window above contains:
- the LOC112271042 gene encoding uncharacterized protein LOC112271042; this translates as MHGMDKKLTELHGMLKTAEADLKKGTSQVLMVQNKAKFKKGSWTKKKKAKSGGKTQDSVPSAASGTKPSPAAGSTCFYCKTDGHWKRNCSKFLADKAKSGSGTSNSGAGKN